In Marinomonas posidonica IVIA-Po-181, a single window of DNA contains:
- the rpoB gene encoding DNA-directed RNA polymerase subunit beta, with protein MAYSYTEKKRIRKDFGKLPPVLDVPYLLAIQLESYRNFLQEGKAIAERGELGLHGAFKSVFPMVSFSGNAALEYVDYRLGKPVFDVKECQLRGVTYAAPLRVRVRLIIYDKESSNKAIKDIREQEVYMGEIPLMTDNGTFVINGTERVIVSQLHRSPGVFFDHDRGKTHSSGKLLHSARVIPYRGSWLDFEFDPKDCVFVRIDRRRKLPATILLRALGCGTEQILDTFFETTRFYLNRDGFEMELIANRLRGDTALFDIADGNGEVIVEEGRRITAKHIRILEKAGLDRLSVPLEYMLGKVTAKNLVHPSTGELIAEANTELSVDLLEALVSSGITEVETLYTNDLDNGPFISDTLRIDPTSNQLEALVEIYRMMRPGEPPTKESAEGLFQGLFFSEDRYDLSSVGRMKFNRRLGRDEDTGSGVLDNEDIVAVLKTLLDIRNGNGMVDDIDHLGNRRVRSVGEMAENQFRVGLVRVERAVKERLSMAEADGLMPQDLLNAKPVAAAIKEFFGSSQLSQFMDQNNPLSEVTHKRRVSALGPGGLTRERAGFEVRDVHATHYGRVCPIETPEGPNIGLINSLSTYARTNSYGFLETPYRKVIDGKITDETVYVSAIDEAKYVIAQASANVDEEGRLVDELVQVRHMHETTLIPKEKVNLMDVSPRQVVSVAASLIPFLEHDDANRALMGSNMQRQAVPTLKADKPVVGTGMEKNVAKDSGVCIVARRGGEIESVDASRIVVRVNSEETVAGEAGVDIYSLTKYVRSNQNTCINQRTLVMKGEKVASGDIMADGPSVDMGDLALGQNMRIAFMPWNGFNFEDSILVSERVVEEDRFTSIHIQELTCVARDTKLGPEEITADIPNVGEGALSKLDTSGVVYIGAEVEPGDILVGKVTPKGETQLTPEEKLLRAIFGEKASDVKDTSQRVKTGTRGTVIDVQVFTRDGIEKDERAKSIEKSQLDQVRKDLNEEFRIVEKATFERLAEALVGQQAEGGPGLARNAVITEDYLANLDHPEWFKIRVANEEASEQLEKAQAALIERRKELDAKFEDKKRKLQTGDDLAPGVLKIVKVYVAIKRRIQPGDKMAGRHGNKGVISKIMPVEDMPYDENGDPVDIVLNPLGVPSRMNVGQVLETHLGAASKGLGRKINEMLAAEREKAEAVTELRGFLNEIYNGYEGDLQCARTEDLDSFTDEEILTLAANLKGGVPMASGAFDGAKEAEIKRMLRLAGLNESGQVTLYNGRTGDAFERPVTVGYMYMLKLNHLVDDKMHARSTGSYSLVTQQPLGGKAQFGGQRFGEMEVWALEAYGAAYTLQEMLTVKSDDVNGRTKMYKNIVDGDHRMEPGMPESFNVLVKEIRSLGIDIELENE; from the coding sequence ATGGCTTACTCATACACTGAGAAAAAACGTATCCGTAAGGATTTCGGTAAACTGCCGCCCGTTTTGGATGTGCCATACTTGCTGGCAATTCAGCTTGAATCCTATCGCAACTTTCTGCAAGAAGGTAAAGCGATTGCAGAGCGTGGGGAATTAGGTCTGCATGGGGCCTTTAAATCTGTCTTTCCAATGGTCAGTTTTTCCGGCAATGCGGCGCTAGAATACGTCGATTACCGTTTAGGCAAGCCAGTATTTGATGTTAAAGAGTGTCAATTGCGTGGTGTTACCTACGCGGCACCTTTGCGAGTTCGAGTTCGACTCATCATTTATGATAAAGAGTCCTCTAACAAGGCCATCAAAGACATCCGCGAGCAAGAAGTTTACATGGGCGAAATTCCGCTCATGACAGACAATGGTACTTTTGTTATCAACGGAACTGAGCGTGTAATTGTCTCTCAATTGCATCGTTCTCCTGGTGTGTTCTTCGATCACGATCGTGGTAAAACACACTCTTCAGGTAAATTGTTACATTCAGCTCGTGTCATTCCATACCGTGGTTCATGGTTGGATTTCGAGTTTGATCCAAAAGATTGCGTCTTTGTTCGTATTGACCGTCGTCGTAAATTGCCTGCAACCATCTTGTTGCGTGCATTAGGTTGCGGTACAGAGCAAATCTTAGATACTTTCTTCGAAACAACACGCTTCTACTTGAATCGTGATGGTTTTGAGATGGAGTTGATTGCGAATCGCCTTCGTGGTGATACGGCATTGTTTGATATTGCAGACGGCAATGGCGAAGTGATTGTTGAAGAAGGTCGTCGTATTACGGCTAAGCACATTCGTATTCTTGAGAAAGCGGGTTTAGACCGTCTTTCTGTGCCACTTGAATACATGCTTGGTAAAGTAACGGCTAAGAACCTAGTTCACCCATCAACAGGTGAATTAATCGCAGAAGCCAATACTGAGTTGTCTGTTGATCTTCTAGAGGCTTTGGTTTCTTCAGGCATCACTGAAGTGGAAACCCTGTATACAAATGACTTGGATAATGGTCCATTCATTTCCGATACATTACGCATTGATCCGACTAGCAATCAGTTAGAGGCGTTGGTTGAGATCTATCGCATGATGCGTCCAGGCGAGCCACCAACCAAAGAATCTGCTGAAGGTCTATTCCAAGGTTTGTTCTTCTCTGAAGATCGTTATGACCTTTCTTCTGTTGGTCGTATGAAATTCAACCGTCGTCTTGGTCGTGATGAAGATACAGGTTCTGGTGTCCTAGATAACGAAGACATCGTTGCTGTTCTAAAAACCTTGCTGGATATCCGTAATGGTAACGGCATGGTTGATGATATCGATCACCTTGGTAACCGTCGTGTTCGTTCTGTTGGTGAAATGGCAGAAAACCAATTCCGTGTTGGTTTGGTGCGTGTTGAGCGTGCCGTTAAAGAGCGTCTGTCAATGGCAGAAGCTGATGGCCTAATGCCACAAGACTTGTTGAATGCTAAGCCAGTTGCGGCGGCAATCAAAGAGTTCTTCGGTTCTAGCCAATTGTCACAGTTCATGGACCAAAACAACCCGCTTTCTGAAGTCACGCACAAGCGTCGTGTTTCGGCATTGGGGCCTGGTGGTTTGACACGTGAGCGTGCTGGTTTTGAGGTACGTGACGTACACGCTACTCACTACGGTCGTGTTTGTCCTATCGAAACTCCGGAAGGTCCAAACATCGGTTTGATCAACTCTTTGTCTACCTATGCTCGCACTAACAGCTATGGTTTCCTAGAGACGCCTTACCGTAAAGTAATTGATGGCAAGATCACTGATGAAACGGTTTACGTTTCAGCGATTGATGAAGCGAAATACGTTATTGCCCAAGCGTCTGCAAATGTAGATGAAGAAGGCCGTTTGGTTGATGAGTTGGTTCAGGTTCGTCATATGCACGAAACCACTTTGATTCCAAAAGAAAAAGTAAACTTGATGGACGTATCGCCACGCCAGGTTGTATCTGTTGCGGCGTCTTTGATTCCATTCCTTGAGCACGATGATGCCAACCGTGCCTTGATGGGATCGAACATGCAACGTCAAGCCGTACCAACACTTAAGGCAGATAAGCCAGTAGTCGGTACAGGTATGGAGAAAAACGTCGCGAAAGATTCTGGCGTTTGTATCGTTGCACGTCGTGGTGGTGAGATTGAATCTGTTGATGCTAGTCGTATCGTTGTTCGAGTTAACTCGGAAGAAACGGTAGCTGGTGAAGCGGGTGTGGATATCTACAGCTTAACGAAATACGTTCGTTCAAACCAAAATACCTGTATTAATCAGCGTACTTTGGTAATGAAGGGTGAAAAAGTAGCGTCTGGCGATATTATGGCGGACGGTCCTTCTGTTGATATGGGTGATTTGGCTCTTGGTCAAAACATGCGTATCGCTTTCATGCCTTGGAACGGTTTTAACTTCGAGGATTCCATCTTGGTTTCTGAGCGTGTGGTTGAGGAAGATCGTTTTACTTCCATCCACATTCAGGAACTGACGTGTGTGGCTCGTGATACTAAGCTTGGGCCTGAAGAGATTACAGCCGACATTCCGAATGTTGGTGAAGGTGCGCTATCGAAACTTGATACTTCTGGTGTGGTTTACATCGGTGCGGAAGTTGAGCCAGGCGATATTCTGGTTGGTAAAGTGACACCGAAAGGTGAAACTCAGCTGACGCCAGAAGAGAAGCTATTGCGTGCCATCTTCGGTGAAAAAGCTTCGGACGTTAAAGATACGTCTCAGCGTGTTAAAACAGGTACTCGCGGTACTGTAATCGACGTACAAGTCTTCACTCGTGATGGTATCGAGAAAGATGAGCGTGCTAAGTCCATTGAGAAATCTCAGTTGGATCAAGTTCGTAAAGACTTGAACGAAGAATTCCGTATTGTTGAGAAAGCGACATTCGAACGTTTGGCTGAAGCCCTAGTGGGTCAGCAAGCTGAAGGTGGTCCAGGATTAGCGCGTAATGCAGTGATCACTGAGGATTACCTAGCGAATTTAGATCACCCAGAGTGGTTTAAGATTCGTGTGGCAAACGAAGAAGCAAGCGAGCAGCTTGAAAAAGCGCAAGCGGCTTTGATCGAGCGTCGTAAAGAGCTTGATGCGAAATTTGAAGACAAGAAACGTAAACTACAAACAGGTGATGATTTAGCGCCTGGCGTTCTTAAGATCGTGAAAGTTTATGTGGCAATTAAACGTCGTATTCAGCCTGGTGATAAAATGGCCGGCCGTCATGGTAACAAGGGTGTAATCTCTAAAATCATGCCGGTAGAAGACATGCCATACGATGAGAACGGTGATCCTGTGGACATCGTGTTGAACCCGTTAGGTGTTCCTTCGCGTATGAACGTTGGTCAGGTTCTTGAGACTCACTTGGGTGCGGCGTCGAAAGGTTTGGGTCGCAAGATCAATGAAATGCTTGCGGCAGAGCGTGAAAAAGCAGAAGCAGTGACTGAGTTACGTGGATTCCTAAATGAAATCTACAATGGCTATGAAGGTGACTTGCAATGTGCACGTACGGAAGATCTGGACAGCTTTACAGACGAAGAAATTCTAACCTTGGCAGCCAACCTTAAAGGTGGTGTTCCAATGGCGTCTGGTGCCTTTGATGGTGCGAAAGAGGCAGAAATTAAACGTATGTTGCGTCTAGCTGGCTTGAATGAAAGTGGTCAGGTTACCTTGTACAACGGTCGTACTGGTGATGCCTTCGAGCGTCCTGTTACGGTTGGTTACATGTACATGTTGAAATTGAACCACTTGGTTGATGACAAGATGCACGCGCGTTCTACTGGTTCTTACAGCTTGGTTACTCAGCAGCCGCTGGGTGGTAAAGCGCAGTTCGGTGGTCAGCGTTTCGGTGAGATGGAGGTATGGGCACTAGAAGCATACGGTGCGGCATACACGCTACAAGAAATGTTGACGGTTAAGTCGGATGATGTGAATGGTCGTACTAAGATGTATAAGAACATCGTAGATGGCGATCACCGCATGGAACCAGGCATGCCTGAGTCCTTCAACGTGTTGGTGAAAGAGATCCGTTCTCTTGGTATCGACATCGAGTTGGAAAACGAATAA
- the rplL gene encoding 50S ribosomal protein L7/L12 translates to MALTKEDIINAVAEMSVMDVVELIEAMEEKFGVTAAAAVAAGPAAEAGASAEAQTEFDVVLTAAGDKKVNVIKAVRAATGLGLKEAKGMVDGAPATVKEGVSKEDADALKAALEEAGASVEIK, encoded by the coding sequence ATGGCTCTAACTAAAGAAGATATCATCAATGCAGTAGCAGAAATGTCTGTAATGGACGTTGTTGAACTGATTGAAGCAATGGAAGAAAAATTCGGTGTAACTGCGGCAGCTGCTGTTGCTGCTGGCCCAGCTGCTGAAGCGGGTGCTTCTGCTGAAGCTCAAACTGAATTTGACGTTGTTCTTACTGCTGCAGGCGATAAGAAAGTTAACGTAATCAAAGCTGTTCGTGCAGCAACTGGTCTTGGCTTGAAAGAAGCTAAAGGCATGGTTGACGGCGCTCCAGCGACTGTTAAAGAAGGCGTTTCTAAAGAAGACGCTGATGCACTTAAAGCGGCTCTTGAAGAAGCTGGTGCATCTGTCGAAATCAAGTAA
- the rplJ gene encoding 50S ribosomal protein L10, with amino-acid sequence MALGLEDKKAIVAEVSEVAKTALSAVVADSRGVTVSSMTALRKEAREAGVFVRVVRNTLARRAVEGTDFECLTESFVGPTLIAFSNEHPGAAARLLKSFAKQNDKFEVKALAFNGELIAAGDIDRLASLPTYDEAIAKLMSVMQGATSKFVRTLAAVRDQKEQEAA; translated from the coding sequence GTGGCATTAGGTCTAGAAGACAAAAAAGCCATTGTCGCCGAAGTTAGTGAAGTAGCTAAAACTGCGTTGTCTGCGGTTGTTGCTGATTCTCGCGGTGTTACCGTGAGCAGCATGACTGCACTTCGTAAAGAAGCGCGTGAAGCAGGTGTATTCGTACGTGTCGTACGTAACACTTTGGCTCGCCGTGCAGTTGAAGGTACTGACTTCGAGTGCTTAACTGAGAGCTTTGTTGGTCCAACGTTGATTGCTTTCTCAAACGAACACCCAGGTGCGGCGGCTCGTTTGTTGAAATCTTTCGCGAAACAAAACGACAAGTTTGAAGTGAAAGCATTAGCGTTCAACGGTGAGTTGATCGCAGCAGGCGACATTGATCGTTTGGCATCATTGCCTACATACGACGAAGCGATTGCGAAACTGATGAGTGTTATGCAGGGCGCAACCAGCAAGTTTGTACGTACTCTTGCAGCAGTACGCGATCAAAAAGAGCAAGAAGCGGCTTAA